From Synoicihabitans lomoniglobus, the proteins below share one genomic window:
- a CDS encoding sulfatase family protein: MTTSFIRLLATFVVASALCAEPTSRPNVLWIIADDLSPDLACYGEPTAAASATPHLDALAKEGVRFTNVFGTASVCSPNRSGFNTGMYQTSIGAQNHRTLVKRPLPDGVVTIPELFRQAGYFVSNGRPSSPDEAAGQPLEKVGKLDWNFEVPGEPFDGVDWSQRAPGQPFFAQVNIDEPHRTWTRDMRRPVDPSKVELPPYYPEHPVLRVDWSRYLEEVQLFDRQVGAILKRLEREGLADNTVVLVFGDNGRSFPRDKGYLYDGGLRVPLIMRWADGRNAGQVDERLISMIDLGPTCLDIAGVTLPDYLQGRSFADDTTPGRERVFSAKDRTGVVPDRIRSVRTTELKYIRNFTSGNPYLPTNDYTLLVEPAVAVMMTHHERTGLDDYVSRFVGNGRPAEELYDIRADPNEMNNLAGDARFTDTLATFRQQLNDWVAETGDLGVHPEDPAEIAPYGKWLDGYLGKLRRRMGVSELTAPTMYSYWLNKYDLL; the protein is encoded by the coding sequence ATGACCACTTCCTTCATCCGTTTGCTCGCGACTTTTGTGGTCGCTTCCGCGTTGTGTGCTGAACCCACGTCACGTCCCAACGTGTTGTGGATTATCGCGGATGACTTGTCGCCCGATCTGGCTTGCTACGGCGAGCCAACCGCAGCGGCTTCGGCGACACCGCATCTCGATGCGCTGGCCAAAGAAGGCGTGCGCTTCACCAATGTATTTGGCACCGCCAGTGTGTGCTCGCCCAATCGCTCCGGATTTAACACCGGCATGTATCAGACCAGCATTGGTGCCCAAAATCACCGCACGTTGGTGAAGCGGCCGTTGCCGGATGGCGTCGTGACGATTCCGGAACTGTTTCGGCAGGCGGGGTATTTCGTCAGCAACGGCCGACCGTCGTCGCCGGATGAGGCGGCGGGGCAACCGCTGGAAAAGGTAGGAAAACTGGACTGGAATTTTGAAGTTCCCGGCGAACCGTTCGACGGCGTGGACTGGTCACAGCGGGCTCCGGGACAGCCCTTTTTTGCTCAAGTCAATATTGACGAACCTCATCGCACATGGACGCGCGACATGCGGCGTCCGGTGGATCCCTCCAAGGTGGAGCTGCCGCCCTACTATCCCGAACACCCCGTCCTGCGGGTTGACTGGTCCCGTTATCTGGAGGAGGTGCAACTGTTTGATCGGCAGGTCGGTGCCATCCTCAAGCGGCTGGAGCGGGAAGGTCTGGCCGACAATACCGTTGTGCTCGTTTTTGGAGACAACGGACGTTCGTTTCCCCGCGACAAAGGTTATCTCTACGATGGCGGATTGCGTGTGCCGCTCATCATGCGTTGGGCCGATGGTCGCAACGCCGGGCAAGTGGACGAACGCTTGATCAGCATGATCGACCTGGGGCCGACCTGTCTGGATATCGCAGGCGTGACCTTGCCGGACTACCTGCAAGGACGATCATTTGCGGACGACACGACTCCCGGGCGCGAACGGGTTTTCTCGGCGAAGGATCGCACCGGCGTGGTGCCCGATCGTATTCGCAGCGTGCGCACCACCGAACTGAAATACATCCGCAACTTCACGTCAGGAAACCCCTACCTGCCCACGAACGATTACACCCTGTTGGTGGAACCGGCCGTGGCCGTGATGATGACGCATCACGAGCGCACCGGCCTCGACGACTACGTCTCCCGCTTCGTTGGCAACGGGCGTCCCGCGGAAGAGCTCTACGACATTCGGGCGGATCCGAATGAAATGAATAACCTCGCGGGTGACGCACGTTTTACCGACACCCTGGCAACCTTCCGCCAGCAGTTGAATGATTGGGTGGCGGAGACCGGCGACCTGGGTGTTCACCCCGAAGACCCCGCGGAGATCGCGCCCTACGGCAAGTGGCTCGACGGCTATCTGGGCAAACTTCGCCGACGCATGGGCGTGAGCGAACTCACCGCGCCGACGATGTATTCGTATTGGCTGAACAAATACGATTTGCTTTGA
- a CDS encoding SDR family NAD(P)-dependent oxidoreductase, producing the protein MNQIDLKNKRAVVTGSARGIGFGVAKRLLESGARVALWDVDETALTEAKAELGTLGEVRTCGLDLADPVAVQAAADETASAWDGLDILVNNAGITGGNAALWELSLSDWQRVMDVNLNAVFYTCRSVVPYLRVGGYGRIVNVASIAGKEGNPNASHYSVSKAGVIALTKSLGKELAQTEIRVNAVTPAVIRTGLLDQMTPEHINYMVSRIPVGRLGEIDEVAALVAWLCSGECSFSTGAVFDASGGRATY; encoded by the coding sequence ATGAACCAAATAGATCTTAAAAATAAACGTGCCGTGGTGACGGGCTCGGCTCGGGGCATTGGCTTTGGCGTCGCGAAACGACTGTTGGAGTCGGGTGCCCGCGTCGCCTTGTGGGATGTGGACGAAACGGCCCTGACTGAAGCGAAAGCCGAACTGGGCACTCTGGGGGAAGTGAGGACGTGCGGTCTGGATTTGGCCGATCCGGTGGCCGTGCAAGCAGCGGCGGATGAAACCGCGTCGGCGTGGGACGGTCTCGATATTTTGGTCAACAACGCCGGGATCACGGGAGGCAACGCCGCGCTTTGGGAGCTGTCGCTGTCGGATTGGCAACGCGTGATGGATGTGAATTTGAACGCGGTCTTTTACACCTGCCGCAGTGTGGTGCCTTACCTGCGGGTCGGCGGGTATGGGCGCATTGTCAACGTCGCCTCGATCGCCGGCAAGGAAGGCAACCCGAACGCCTCGCATTACAGCGTATCGAAGGCAGGGGTGATCGCGTTGACCAAATCGCTCGGCAAAGAACTCGCCCAAACGGAGATTAGGGTCAACGCGGTGACTCCGGCGGTGATTCGAACCGGGCTCCTCGACCAAATGACACCGGAACACATCAACTACATGGTGAGTCGCATTCCGGTTGGTCGACTCGGTGAGATCGACGAAGTGGCCGCGCTGGTGGCCTGGCTGTGTTCGGGCGAGTGTTCCTTTTCCACCGGCGCGGTGTTTGATGCCTCGGGCGGTCGCGCCACTTACTGA
- a CDS encoding succinylglutamate desuccinylase/aspartoacylase family protein, whose product MKNPIHTSIDFHAPGLQRGVLEVPNSYNLSGWAQVLLPVQVMARGEGPTVLLTAGNHGDEYPGQVGIMRLMRELKLEDINGRLIMIPVLNPPAAGAATRLSPLDGKNFNRCFPGDPSGSVSEITADFLSHTLFPMADVVIDLHTGGRGVVFHPCAHMHWVQDPAQRARMAAATAAFGTDIAFLYADVAGRGLLPTEVEQQGKTMVSTELGGGESLNAEIHQLCQGGVRRVLRHLGLLRDGAGEDLPRDGRPPRWVQALDREDYVFSPESGLFEPRVALGADVTAGDVLGALHFPENPIREPVLQRAKSDGVIVAHRGPPLTRQGDILFCLAHDVSAEMRAELNAKTNV is encoded by the coding sequence ATGAAAAACCCGATACACACCTCAATCGACTTTCATGCTCCCGGACTGCAGCGCGGGGTGCTGGAGGTGCCGAATTCCTACAATTTGAGCGGGTGGGCGCAGGTGTTGCTGCCGGTGCAGGTGATGGCGCGCGGGGAAGGGCCGACGGTTCTGCTGACGGCCGGAAATCATGGCGACGAGTATCCGGGGCAGGTGGGCATCATGCGGTTGATGCGGGAGCTGAAGCTCGAGGATATCAACGGTCGGCTCATCATGATTCCGGTGCTCAATCCGCCGGCGGCGGGCGCGGCGACTCGTCTGTCGCCTCTGGATGGTAAGAATTTCAATCGCTGCTTTCCGGGCGATCCCAGCGGAAGTGTCAGCGAGATCACCGCGGATTTTCTCAGTCACACCCTGTTTCCCATGGCGGACGTGGTGATCGATCTGCACACGGGCGGTCGGGGCGTGGTGTTTCATCCCTGCGCGCATATGCATTGGGTGCAGGATCCCGCGCAACGCGCCCGGATGGCGGCGGCGACGGCCGCCTTCGGCACCGACATCGCGTTTCTCTATGCCGACGTCGCGGGACGAGGCCTTCTGCCGACGGAAGTTGAGCAACAAGGCAAGACCATGGTCTCGACGGAGCTGGGCGGCGGAGAATCGCTCAACGCCGAAATTCACCAACTCTGCCAAGGGGGCGTGCGACGGGTGTTGCGACATCTCGGGCTCCTGCGCGACGGCGCCGGCGAAGACCTGCCGCGCGACGGACGCCCACCCCGCTGGGTGCAGGCGTTGGACCGGGAGGATTACGTTTTCAGTCCCGAGTCGGGACTGTTTGAGCCTCGGGTCGCGTTGGGGGCGGATGTTACCGCCGGTGACGTGCTCGGGGCGCTGCACTTCCCGGAGAACCCAATCCGGGAGCCGGTGCTCCAGCGAGCCAAGTCCGACGGGGTGATTGTGGCTCATCGCGGCCCGCCGCTGACCCGTCAGGGCGATATTCTTTTTTGTCTGGCCCACGATGTCTCGGCTGAGATGCGGGCGGAGTTGAATGCGAAGACGAACGTATGA